A window of Halomonas sp. GFAJ-1 contains these coding sequences:
- a CDS encoding protein TolQ has translation MNDNTMSIPHLIMSASTVVQLVMLLLVVGSILSWVVIFQRSIALRKAKQEYNQFEESFWSGVDLNELYREIPADDPRHGAEHVFQAGFREFNRLMPKTRNADSVLDGVQRSMRVAWSREEDRLTQHLVFLATVASASPYIGLFGTVWGIMGSFQALSMTQQATLATVAPWIAEALIATAMGLFAAIPAVIFYNRLSNDAARLLGKYEDFAEEFHAILHRNLQGRDGKPNAS, from the coding sequence GTGAACGATAACACCATGTCCATTCCCCACTTGATAATGAGTGCCAGTACGGTTGTTCAACTGGTGATGCTGCTACTAGTAGTGGGGTCAATCCTCTCGTGGGTGGTGATTTTCCAGCGCAGCATTGCGCTGCGTAAAGCAAAGCAAGAGTACAACCAATTTGAAGAGTCGTTCTGGTCTGGTGTCGACCTGAACGAGCTTTACCGAGAAATTCCAGCCGACGATCCGCGCCATGGTGCTGAGCATGTCTTTCAAGCAGGGTTTCGCGAGTTCAATCGGCTAATGCCTAAAACCCGCAATGCTGACTCAGTATTGGATGGTGTTCAGCGTAGCATGCGCGTTGCATGGTCCCGTGAAGAAGACCGCTTAACCCAACATTTGGTTTTCCTGGCCACCGTCGCTTCAGCTAGCCCCTATATTGGCCTATTTGGCACCGTGTGGGGCATCATGGGTTCCTTCCAAGCGCTCTCCATGACACAGCAAGCCACCTTAGCAACGGTTGCGCCATGGATTGCAGAGGCCTTGATTGCGACAGCCATGGGGCTTTTTGCTGCTATCCCGGCGGTAATTTTTTATAACCGCCTGTCAAATGATGCGGCTCGTTTACTGGGCAAATATGAAGACTTTGCCGAAGAGTTTCACGCTATCTTGCACCGTAATCTGCAAGGCCGTGACGGCAAGCCTAACGCCAGTTAA
- a CDS encoding protein TolR gives MQGPFNRSGKSKPMGEINVVPFIDVMLVLLVIFMITTPLLTQGVDVDLPQVTSEPIETQEDSDPIIISVDREGNYFVTLGEDTSVVSLDQMAERIIAILERRPGTPVMVRGDRNVPYGQIVLLMSTLQRSGVANVGLLSEPPQDG, from the coding sequence ATGCAAGGTCCATTCAACCGTAGCGGCAAAAGCAAGCCGATGGGGGAAATCAACGTCGTCCCCTTTATCGACGTTATGTTGGTATTGCTGGTGATATTTATGATCACCACCCCGTTGCTCACCCAAGGGGTAGACGTAGACTTGCCGCAAGTCACTTCTGAGCCAATCGAAACCCAAGAGGATAGCGACCCGATCATCATCTCTGTTGATCGTGAGGGTAACTATTTTGTTACCTTGGGCGAAGACACATCCGTCGTCTCTCTTGATCAAATGGCTGAGCGGATTATCGCTATTTTAGAACGCCGTCCTGGCACACCGGTCATGGTGCGCGGTGACCGTAACGTTCCTTATGGCCAAATTGTTCTGCTCATGAGTACGTTACAGCGCTCTGGCGTCGCTAATGTGGGGCTGCTTTCCGAGCCACCACAAGATGGGTAA
- a CDS encoding protein TolA translates to MGKGNAQMAADTHRDPQDVGYTLPVILAIAVHLMVVVFSLISLPTSTAEPDSSSIVQATLVSTETFTDQAQQITEQQAALSRAAAEAEAEEAEPEPEPEPSTEPSQEAAQQQAAEEAAQREARQAEEQRALEEAQAQAEEEAQRRAEEAQRLAQEQEAEAQAREEAQRQREADEQRVREEAEAQRQREAEEQRAREEAEAQRQREAEEQRAREEAEAQRQREAEAQRAREEEARREREAEERRAAEAAEAAMQRQLAGEAEAAANAQQAQQAANSFINIVRRAVEQAWIIPPGASNAMSATIQVRLGPSGELLATSIVTSSGDSTFDRSAMQAVEQAAPFGELRELPADQQRNLRQFNLRFTPGDVR, encoded by the coding sequence ATGGGTAAAGGTAACGCACAGATGGCTGCCGATACTCATCGAGACCCCCAAGACGTTGGCTACACGCTACCGGTCATTTTGGCTATTGCGGTGCATTTGATGGTAGTCGTATTTAGCTTGATCAGTTTGCCAACATCGACAGCAGAGCCCGACTCTTCTTCTATTGTGCAGGCGACGCTTGTCAGTACAGAAACATTCACGGATCAGGCACAGCAGATTACGGAGCAGCAGGCGGCGCTGAGCAGAGCCGCAGCAGAGGCAGAGGCAGAGGAGGCTGAGCCAGAACCGGAGCCGGAACCTTCAACGGAACCCTCCCAAGAGGCTGCTCAACAGCAAGCAGCTGAGGAGGCAGCCCAGCGCGAGGCTCGGCAAGCCGAAGAGCAGCGTGCACTAGAAGAGGCCCAAGCCCAGGCTGAAGAAGAGGCTCAGCGGCGTGCTGAAGAGGCTCAACGTTTAGCACAAGAGCAGGAAGCCGAGGCGCAAGCGCGTGAGGAGGCTCAGCGCCAACGAGAAGCAGATGAGCAGCGTGTGCGTGAAGAGGCTGAGGCACAGCGCCAACGTGAAGCTGAAGAGCAGCGCGCCCGTGAAGAGGCTGAGGCACAGCGCCAACGTGAAGCTGAAGAGCAGCGCGCTCGTGAAGAGGCTGAGGCACAACGCCAGCGCGAAGCCGAGGCTCAGCGGGCTCGCGAAGAGGAGGCCCGGCGTGAACGTGAAGCCGAAGAGCGCCGTGCGGCAGAAGCAGCCGAAGCTGCTATGCAGCGTCAATTAGCCGGTGAAGCAGAGGCCGCAGCCAATGCTCAGCAAGCTCAGCAGGCTGCTAATAGCTTCATCAACATTGTTAGGCGTGCGGTAGAGCAGGCTTGGATAATACCGCCAGGTGCAAGTAATGCGATGAGTGCTACGATTCAAGTAAGGCTTGGGCCATCAGGTGAACTGTTGGCAACTTCTATTGTTACTTCAAGTGGCGATAGCACGTTTGACAGGTCTGCGATGCAGGCCGTCGAACAAGCTGCACCTTTCGGCGAGTTACGAGAATTGCCCGCCGATCAGCAGCGTAATTTACGCCAATTTAATCTGCGATTTACCCCGGGGGATGTTCGCTGA